A section of the Maniola hyperantus chromosome 23, iAphHyp1.2, whole genome shotgun sequence genome encodes:
- the LOC138403961 gene encoding uncharacterized protein, protein MLEVYLRDQIKSEKIRRRARDCNTTATILRYNCDKTGTRLRHDYDKITIPQGQDYYTTATRLRHDCDTNATLQRQDCDKTVTRLRHDCDTTATLQRQDCDKTETRLRHDCDRTATQMRHCSDKTATRLRHDCDTTATQMRQDCDTTATGLRHDCDKTAARRRQDCNTTATLQRQDCNTTATRLRHDCDRTVLRLRHDCDTAATRLRHDCDKTATRMRHCSDKTATRLRHDCDTAATRLRHDSDKIVMIFFKRA, encoded by the exons ATGCTCGAAGTTTATTTACGAGATCAAATCAAAagtgagaagatccgtaggagagccAGA GACTGCAACACGACAGCGACAATACTACGATACAACTGCGACAAGACTGGGACACGACTgcgacacgactacgacaagATTACGATACCACAGGGACAAGACTATTATACAACTGCGACACGATTGCGACACGACTGCGACACGAATGCGACACTGCAGCGACAAGACTGCGACAAGACTGTGACACGACTGCGACACGACTGCGACACGACTGCGACACTGCAGCGACAAGACTGCGACAAGACTGAGACACGACTGCGACACGACTGCGACAGGACTGCGACACAAATGCGACACTGCAGCGACAAGACTGCGACAAGACTGAGACACGACTGCGACACGACTGCGACACAAATGCGACAAGACTGCGACACGACTGCGACAGGACTGCGACACGACTGCGACAAGACTGCGGCACGACGGCGACAGGACTGCAACACGACTGCGACACTGCAGCGACAAGACTGCAACACGACAGCGACAAGACTGCGACACGACTGCGACAGGACTGTGCTACGTCTGCGACATGACTGCGACACTGCAGCGACAAGACTGCGACACGACTGCGACAAGACTGCGACACGAATGCGACACTGCAGCGACAAGACTGCGACAAGACTGCGACACGACTGCGACACTGCAGCGACAAGACTGCGACACGACAGCGACAAAATTGTAATGATTTTCTTCAAACGCGCGTAA
- the Gat gene encoding sodium- and chloride-dependent GABA transporter 1, producing MDTKNDEIELGVQGASTKPIKVSTKSDLPERGSWGSKLDFILSVIGLAIGLGNVWRFPYLCYKNGGGAFLIPYFLTLFLAGIPMFFMELAMGQMLTIGGLGVFNIAPIFKGIGYAAAVMSCWMNVYYIVILAWAIFYFFMSMRADVPWRTCDNYWNTETCVNPYDRMNLTCWSDMDMTTFCTLNGKNVSKAILSDPVKEFWERRALQISSGIEHIGNIRWELAGTLLLVWILCYFCIWKGVRWTGKVVYFTALFPYFLLTILLIRGITLPGAIEGIKFYVMPNMSKLFESEVWIDAVTQIFFSYGLGLGTLVALGSYNKFTNNVYKDALIVCTVNSSTSMFAGFVIFSVVGFMAHEQQRPVAEVAASGPGLAFLAYPSAVLQLPGAPLWSCLFFFMLLLIGLDSQFCTMEGFITAVIDEWPKLLRRRKEIFIAITCVISYLVGLSCISEGGMYVFQILDSYAVSGFCLLFLIFFECVSISWAFGVNRFYDGIKEMIGYYPTIWWKFCWVGFTPAICISVFIFNLVQWKPIKYMNYEYPWWSHAFGWFTALSSMMCIPGYMVYLWRVTPGTKMEKFHTIVRIPEDVPSLRTKMQAEYQSKHGTKA from the exons ATGGACACCAAAAATGATGAAATTGAACTTGGCGTTCAAGGAGCCAGCACGAAGCCCAT CAAAGTATCGACAAAATCAGATTTACCTGAGCGAGGGTCCTGGGGGAGCAAGCTTGATTTCATCCTCTCAGTAATCGGCTTGGCCATAG GTCTCGGCAATGTCTGGCGTTTCCCTTACCTCTGCTACAAGAATGGCGGTGGTGCGTTCCTCATCCCGTATTTCCTTACGCTCTTCCTCGCTGGGATCCCGATGTTCTTCATGGAGCTGGCGATGGGACAGATGCTCACGATTGGTGGTTTGGGCGTGTTCAATATTGCGCCTATTTTCAAAG GTATTGGATATGCGGCCGCCGTGATGTCATGTTGGATGAACGTCTACTACATCGTCATCCTCGCTTGGGCCATCTTCTATTTTTTTATGTCCATGCGAGCTG atGTGCCCTGGCGTACATGCGACAACTATTGGAACACAGAGACATGCGTGAACCCGTACGACAGAATGAACTTGACGTGCTGGTCCGACATGGATATGACGACTTTCTGCACGCTTAACGGCAAGAACGTCAGCAAAGCCATCTTATCTGACCCTGTCAAGGAGTTCTGGGA GCGTCGCGCTCTCCAAATCTCCAGTGGCATCGAACACATCGGCAACATTCGCTGGGAGCTCGCCGGGACCCTGCTGTTGGTTTGGATCCTCTGTTACTTCTGCATCTGGAAGGGCGTTCGCTGGACCGGCAAGGTGGTCTACTTCACCGCCTTGTTCCCTTACTTCTTGCTTACCATTCTACTTATCAGAg GTATAACTCTGCCCGGTGCGATAGAAGGTATCAAGTTCTATGTAATGCCAAACATGTCAAAACTCTTCGAATCGGAAGTATGGATAGATGCCGTCACGCAAATCTTCTTCTCGTACGGTCTCGGGTTGGGCACTTTAGTTGCTTTGGGGAGCTACAACAAGTTCACTAATAACGTTTACAA agatGCTCTAATCGTATGCACCGTGAACTCCAGTACATCAATGTTCGCTGGTTTCGTTATCTTCTCTGTCGTCGGTTTCATGGCTCATGAACAGCAAAGACCAGTCGCTGAAGTTGCAGCATCAG GTCCCGGCTTAGCTTTCCTGGCGTATCCATCAGCAGTGCTCCAACTCCCGGGAGCTCCACTCTGGTCGTGTCTGTTCTTCTTCATGCTGCTCCTCATAGGATTGGACAGCCAGTTCTGCACCATGGAAGGTTTCATCACAGCCGTTATAGACGAATGGCCCAAGCTGTTGAGGAGAAGGAAGGAAATCTTCATTGCTATCACTTGCGTTATATCATACTTGGTTGGATTATCGTGTATTTCTGAG GGCGGCATGTACGTCTTCCAAATTCTGGACTCGTACGCGGTGTCCGGTTTCTGTCTCCTGTTCCTCATATTCTTCGAGTGCGTCTCCATATCCTGGGCGTTCGGCGTGAACCGCTTCTACGACGGCATCAAGGAGATGATCGGCTACTATCCTACCATCTGGTGGAAGTTCTGCTGGGTTGGGTTTACCCCTGCTATCTGTATT AGTGTCTTCATCTTCAATCTGGTTCAGTGGAAGCCAATAAAGTACATGAACTACGAGTACCCGTGGTGGTCCCACGCGTTCGGCTGGTTCACCGCACTGTCCTCCATGATGTGCATCCCCGGATACATGGTCTACCTGTGGAGAGTTACGCCCGGGACTAAGATGGAG aaattccacacAATCGTGCGGATTCCCGAAGACGTCCCGTCGTTGCGTACTAAGATGCAAGCTGAGTACCAATCAAAACATGGAACTAAAGCTTAA